A single region of the Saprospiraceae bacterium genome encodes:
- a CDS encoding serine hydrolase domain-containing protein produces MTRPIICILMLIQSLNCLAQKPPTELKAKIDSIVYPYIKQYSIVGMSIGIVDDTESYTINYGHTAQKDGFPISDSTMFHIASITKVFTATAIMQLVEQGKLSLDDKLVDILPDFKLKSKDYDKISIKHLLTHTAGLPWTNKQTNLPDDSTSIPLFIDGLKKVKLNFSPGTKFSGDTYSNIAFDLLGIVVEKITNQPFHEYINDNVLSKVGINQATYFYDEIDSSKLALPQVVSGTSKRIERFNLYRIDDKKNPILNGQPLELRNYETYGEPFIDNPTGNLITTSTELNKWTKYLIQLNNGTSNNLENIIERETLKEMWTVTESIPEYKISLGLTWWIFDNADLGRYICHFGNNPGFCSILFIFPEQNFGINILCNGMFAQEAVFNKIPLEIANLIMNE; encoded by the coding sequence ATGACAAGACCAATAATATGTATTTTAATGTTGATTCAATCATTAAACTGTTTGGCTCAAAAGCCACCGACTGAACTAAAAGCCAAAATTGATTCTATCGTATATCCATATATAAAACAATACTCAATTGTTGGAATGTCTATTGGAATTGTTGATGATACCGAAAGTTATACCATTAACTACGGACATACAGCACAAAAAGACGGATTTCCCATTTCTGATAGTACAATGTTTCATATTGCCTCGATTACCAAAGTATTCACGGCAACTGCCATAATGCAACTTGTGGAACAAGGAAAACTTTCATTGGACGATAAACTTGTTGATATTTTACCTGACTTTAAACTAAAAAGCAAAGACTACGACAAGATTTCAATTAAACACTTATTGACCCATACTGCAGGTTTACCTTGGACAAATAAACAAACAAATTTGCCAGACGACAGCACGTCAATTCCGCTTTTTATAGATGGATTAAAAAAGGTTAAGCTCAACTTCTCCCCAGGAACAAAATTCTCAGGTGATACATATAGCAACATTGCCTTTGACCTATTAGGAATAGTTGTAGAAAAAATAACTAACCAACCATTTCACGAATACATAAATGACAATGTACTTTCTAAAGTTGGCATTAACCAAGCGACTTATTTTTATGATGAAATCGATTCTTCAAAGTTGGCATTACCTCAAGTTGTATCTGGAACTTCAAAAAGAATAGAAAGATTTAATTTGTACAGAATAGACGACAAGAAAAACCCAATATTGAATGGTCAACCTTTGGAATTAAGAAACTACGAAACCTATGGAGAACCGTTCATTGACAACCCAACGGGCAATTTAATTACAACTTCTACCGAATTAAATAAATGGACAAAGTATTTGATTCAATTAAATAACGGAACTTCCAATAACTTGGAAAATATAATTGAAAGAGAGACTTTAAAAGAAATGTGGACAGTTACAGAATCCATTCCAGAATATAAAATTTCGTTGGGCTTAACTTGGTGGATTTTTGACAACGCTGATTTGGGTAGATACATTTGTCATTTTGGAAATAATCCCGGATTTTGTTCAATATTGTTTATTTTTCCCGAACAGAATTTCGGAATAAATATATTGTGTAACGGGATGTTTGCACAAGAAGCCGTGTTTAATAAGATACCTCTGGAAATAGCAAACTTGATAATGAATGAATAA
- a CDS encoding DUF2024 family protein — translation MKVAVWDTYVTKKDGSVMHFDIIAPEEIKDPTIIYGYGRNYLKTKGQEGQPLSSEECKFCHIETLRPQWEAEIKQEGYFIVEMENCK, via the coding sequence ATGAAAGTAGCAGTTTGGGACACCTATGTAACAAAAAAAGACGGTAGCGTAATGCACTTTGACATTATCGCACCAGAAGAAATAAAAGACCCTACAATAATTTACGGTTATGGTCGAAATTATCTAAAAACTAAAGGGCAAGAAGGACAGCCCTTATCATCAGAAGAATGTAAGTTCTGCCACATTGAAACCCTAAGGCCTCAATGGGAAGCAGAGATAAAACAAGAAGGATATTTTATTGTCGAAATGGAAAATTGTAAATAA
- a CDS encoding thioredoxin family protein: MAKSIFYHAGCPVCVSAEHDIVNLIGANNVEIVHIGEDRNRIAEAENAGVKSVPALLTPNGNVLHINFGASMADVKG; this comes from the coding sequence ATGGCAAAATCAATTTTCTATCACGCAGGATGTCCAGTATGTGTAAGTGCAGAGCACGACATCGTAAATCTAATTGGTGCAAATAATGTTGAAATCGTTCACATTGGCGAAGACCGTAACCGAATTGCAGAAGCTGAAAATGCAGGTGTAAAATCTGTTCCAGCTTTGCTAACACCCAACGGAAATGTATTGCACATCAATTTTGGGGCTTCTATGGCTGACGTAAAAGGCTAA
- a CDS encoding TetR/AcrR family transcriptional regulator encodes MFNEKGYAHVGMRELARELDISPGNLTYYFKKKEDVLSALLDQFASLNSQTIESYLQQEPTNANFLRLMRNIFENQFMYRGVYVGNQFFPVVVEKKIFDYKSVVNKRKAVYREILTSLGNAGHLKVDDKDISFLLSFITLFGRFWITEATLFDKSPNKDEVVEYYLSLFARQLSLFSTVVGKASIKMHGIKV; translated from the coding sequence TTGTTCAACGAAAAGGGATATGCCCATGTTGGCATGCGGGAATTAGCCAGGGAGTTAGATATAAGTCCCGGAAATCTGACCTATTATTTCAAAAAGAAAGAGGATGTTCTGTCTGCACTACTCGATCAATTTGCATCCCTGAATTCGCAAACCATTGAATCTTATCTACAACAGGAGCCAACAAATGCTAATTTCCTTCGACTCATGCGAAACATATTTGAGAATCAATTTATGTATCGTGGAGTATATGTTGGAAATCAGTTTTTCCCTGTAGTAGTAGAGAAAAAAATATTCGATTACAAGAGTGTGGTAAACAAAAGAAAAGCTGTCTATCGAGAGATACTTACTTCATTGGGCAATGCCGGTCATCTTAAAGTTGACGATAAAGACATATCATTCTTATTGTCCTTTATTACGCTTTTTGGTAGATTTTGGATAACAGAAGCTACTCTTTTTGACAAATCTCCAAATAAAGACGAAGTAGTTGAGTACTATTTGTCCTTGTTTGCTCGTCAGTTATCACTATTCTCAACAGTTGTCGGTAAAGCATCCATCAAAATGCATGGAATAAAGGTTTGA
- the rhuM gene encoding RhuM family protein: MSKETKVTDDTKALVAFKPAQGVTEYQVILDKGADTIWATELQIADIFGRDRTVVNRHIKNAFKEAELDQEATSAKIAQVRKEGGREIEREVLHYNLDVIISVGYRVKSPLATEFRKWATSKLKEYLLKGYALNKELLNSKAEKNKPLNYCTP, encoded by the coding sequence ATGAGTAAAGAAACTAAAGTTACTGATGACACTAAAGCTCTTGTGGCATTTAAACCTGCTCAAGGAGTTACTGAATATCAAGTGATACTTGACAAAGGTGCTGACACAATTTGGGCTACTGAACTTCAAATAGCTGATATTTTTGGAAGAGATAGAACAGTTGTCAATAGACATATTAAGAATGCTTTCAAAGAAGCTGAACTTGATCAAGAAGCAACTAGTGCAAAAATTGCACAAGTTCGAAAAGAAGGTGGTAGAGAAATAGAAAGAGAAGTTCTTCATTATAATCTTGATGTAATAATATCTGTTGGATATAGAGTTAAATCACCTCTAGCCACTGAGTTTAGAAAGTGGGCAACTAGTAAATTGAAAGAGTATCTACTGAAAGGTTACGCCTTAAACAAAGAACTTCTCAACTCCAAAGCAGAAAAGAACAAGCCGCTCAATTATTGTACTCCATAA
- a CDS encoding VOC family protein: MKIEHLAIWVDNLEKMKAFYEQYFEGVAGQKYHNAKKNFSSYFLSFKEGCRLELMHKPDIPKRENETGKEYMGIIHFAISVGSKEKVDILTEQLRRDAYKIIGEPRTTGDGYYESVVLDPEGNRIEITI, from the coding sequence ATGAAAATTGAACACCTGGCCATTTGGGTAGACAACCTGGAAAAAATGAAGGCCTTTTATGAGCAATATTTTGAGGGCGTAGCAGGGCAAAAATATCACAACGCAAAAAAAAACTTTAGCTCCTATTTTCTATCTTTCAAGGAGGGGTGTCGACTAGAATTGATGCATAAACCCGACATTCCAAAAAGAGAGAACGAAACCGGAAAGGAATACATGGGGATCATTCATTTTGCCATTTCGGTCGGGTCCAAGGAAAAGGTGGACATACTAACGGAACAATTGAGAAGGGATGCCTATAAAATAATAGGCGAACCACGCACCACCGGAGATGGTTATTACGAAAGCGTGGTGCTTGACCCGGAGGGGAATCGCATCGAGATTACGATTTAA
- a CDS encoding MarR family winged helix-turn-helix transcriptional regulator produces MKHSSFNINEQNQKIESRIVVALERISEAFRVLLWNESKENSLSPIQIQILIFIHFHALEKCKVGYLADEFNMTKATISDSVRVLLAKELVTKETDPIDTRSYSLSLTDEGKNIAKKASFFASSIEQPIEKLTQEQKTIMLSGLLKLIYDLNKSGIITIQRMCFTCSFYNADNGIHYCKLLKTKLAESEIRVDCPEHEVLTS; encoded by the coding sequence ATGAAACATTCATCTTTTAACATCAATGAGCAAAACCAAAAAATTGAAAGCCGAATTGTGGTGGCTTTGGAACGAATTTCGGAAGCGTTTAGAGTCTTGCTATGGAATGAAAGTAAAGAAAATTCATTAAGTCCTATTCAAATTCAAATTTTGATTTTCATTCACTTTCACGCCTTGGAAAAATGCAAAGTGGGTTATTTGGCAGACGAGTTCAATATGACAAAAGCTACTATTAGCGATAGCGTTAGAGTTTTACTTGCCAAAGAATTAGTTACCAAAGAAACAGACCCTATTGATACAAGAAGCTATTCGCTATCACTTACCGATGAAGGAAAAAATATAGCTAAAAAAGCATCATTCTTTGCTTCTTCAATTGAACAACCCATTGAAAAACTGACACAAGAACAAAAAACAATAATGCTTAGCGGACTGCTGAAATTGATTTACGATTTAAACAAATCAGGTATCATCACCATCCAAAGAATGTGTTTTACTTGCTCTTTTTACAATGCCGATAACGGAATACATTATTGCAAATTACTGAAAACAAAGCTTGCCGAATCTGAAATCCGAGTAGACTGTCCTGAACATGAAGTGCTTACATCATAA
- a CDS encoding DUF3472 domain-containing protein, protein MKNRKMILTLIGVNFLISCSLHNYPLEKINPTTPVPLNIAIPTAGNAWVMDNGRYIPSQMVTSEGIRDWNNQQHTIRTFFYMEEAGSLSLGIKAKVPSGTSKVTFTFGNASQTITLEGNEFKNTFIGNFQVESPGYYYVDLAGLAKEGPVYADVNELLLGTESRMKYVKDDFYFARRGPSVHLNFKLPNGVNQVEWFYSELTIPQNQDVIGSYFMANGFGEGYFGIQVNSAIERKILFSIWSPFQTDNPSAIPEDYKIKLLKKGAGVTTGEFGNEGSGGQSFKVFPWKAEVKYGFLVGAKPTGGDNTDYSAYFYDPESGKWSLIAQFRRPKTTTYLRGLYSFLENFIPDQGVIARKGLYQNQWAYAAGRWHELTKVSFTADNTARKEYRLDYSGGVENNWFYLKNCGFSNDKTLIDSQFERNKLNVAPAIDFSLLE, encoded by the coding sequence ATGAAAAATAGAAAGATGATCCTAACCCTAATCGGCGTGAATTTTCTGATCTCGTGTTCCTTACACAATTACCCCCTGGAAAAAATTAATCCGACTACCCCCGTTCCACTGAATATAGCCATCCCTACTGCTGGAAATGCCTGGGTGATGGACAACGGAAGGTATATTCCATCTCAGATGGTCACCTCAGAAGGCATTCGCGATTGGAACAATCAACAACACACTATCCGAACCTTTTTTTACATGGAGGAAGCCGGAAGCCTATCGCTGGGCATCAAGGCAAAGGTGCCTTCAGGCACTTCAAAGGTTACCTTTACTTTTGGCAATGCATCCCAAACGATTACGTTGGAAGGGAATGAGTTTAAGAATACTTTCATTGGTAATTTTCAGGTGGAAAGTCCAGGTTATTATTATGTTGACCTAGCCGGTTTGGCCAAAGAAGGGCCTGTTTATGCAGATGTAAATGAACTGCTCTTGGGAACCGAAAGTAGGATGAAATATGTAAAGGATGATTTCTATTTTGCCCGAAGAGGGCCCTCTGTGCATTTAAATTTTAAGCTTCCCAATGGCGTTAACCAGGTGGAATGGTTTTATAGTGAATTAACTATTCCTCAAAATCAGGATGTGATCGGATCCTATTTCATGGCCAATGGTTTCGGCGAGGGCTACTTTGGCATACAAGTCAATTCAGCCATTGAAAGAAAGATACTTTTTTCTATTTGGAGCCCTTTCCAAACGGATAATCCATCAGCCATACCGGAAGATTATAAGATTAAGCTGCTGAAGAAAGGTGCAGGGGTGACAACGGGTGAATTTGGAAACGAAGGATCTGGTGGTCAAAGTTTTAAAGTATTTCCCTGGAAAGCGGAGGTGAAATACGGATTTCTAGTTGGCGCCAAACCAACTGGTGGTGATAATACAGATTATAGCGCTTACTTCTATGACCCTGAAAGCGGTAAATGGAGCCTGATTGCCCAGTTCAGAAGGCCCAAAACGACGACTTACCTAAGAGGCTTGTATTCTTTTTTAGAAAATTTCATACCAGACCAAGGGGTGATTGCTCGGAAAGGGCTGTACCAAAACCAATGGGCCTATGCTGCCGGAAGGTGGCATGAACTGACTAAAGTAAGCTTTACCGCCGATAATACGGCTAGAAAGGAATATAGGCTTGATTATTCGGGCGGTGTTGAAAACAACTGGTTTTACTTGAAAAATTGTGGCTTTTCTAATGACAAAACGCTGATCGATTCTCAATTCGAGCGAAACAAACTAAACGTAGCGCCAGCGATAGACTTCAGTTTGTTGGAATAA
- a CDS encoding MBL fold metallo-hydrolase, whose product MRVAPNQTQIEINLFGGGNAYGEAILIHLGYDHWIVVDSLKNPRTRSSVILEYFEEIGKDPSSIKLIVASHWHDDHIKGISDIYKSSNCRLSISQALPKEYIAKLVSLDEFKQSENSGLNEFGNVIRSSIEKRSPLIRAIQDRPLLELNTDDCVIKVTALSPSDRAIEVFEQELAEILNDAYDLNLACKRISPNHSSIVLLVQIENTKILLGADLEIHADQNMGWNQVCKSSSISADNSVEVFKIPHHGSENGHYGPVWEKFISKDHIAILTPYGRGKKKLPSMKDKERILITSPESFITSHGSESSKPKKRDRKVNKILKELSYKVRERKFTFGHIQLRRPVNSNIGSEWEVLLHGNAKRLQDFNV is encoded by the coding sequence TTGAGAGTAGCACCAAATCAAACACAAATAGAAATTAATCTATTCGGAGGTGGGAATGCTTACGGAGAAGCTATTCTAATTCACTTGGGATATGATCACTGGATTGTCGTTGACTCCTTAAAGAACCCAAGAACAAGATCATCAGTAATTTTAGAATATTTCGAGGAAATAGGAAAAGATCCAAGTTCCATCAAATTGATTGTAGCATCTCACTGGCACGATGATCATATTAAAGGAATTAGCGATATATATAAATCTTCAAACTGTAGGCTTAGCATATCCCAAGCATTGCCAAAAGAATATATAGCAAAACTTGTAAGCTTAGATGAGTTTAAACAGTCAGAAAACTCAGGGTTAAATGAATTTGGAAATGTTATCAGAAGTAGTATTGAAAAGCGTTCACCACTTATTAGAGCTATACAGGATAGACCTTTACTTGAGTTAAACACCGACGATTGTGTAATAAAAGTAACAGCCCTTTCACCTTCAGATAGAGCCATTGAAGTATTTGAACAAGAACTTGCAGAGATATTAAATGATGCTTATGATTTGAATTTAGCGTGTAAAAGAATAAGTCCTAATCATTCATCTATTGTCTTACTAGTTCAAATCGAAAATACAAAAATTTTACTGGGAGCTGACTTAGAAATCCATGCTGATCAAAACATGGGTTGGAATCAAGTTTGTAAATCAAGTTCGATATCTGCGGATAACAGCGTCGAAGTTTTCAAGATTCCACACCATGGAAGTGAAAATGGTCACTATGGCCCTGTATGGGAAAAATTTATTTCTAAAGATCACATCGCAATTTTAACGCCCTATGGTAGAGGAAAGAAAAAACTTCCTTCAATGAAAGACAAAGAGAGGATACTTATAACATCTCCTGAAAGTTTTATAACCTCACATGGTTCTGAATCTTCAAAACCAAAGAAAAGAGATCGCAAGGTAAATAAGATTCTAAAAGAACTTTCATACAAAGTTAGAGAAAGAAAATTCACATTTGGCCACATTCAATTGAGAAGACCTGTTAATTCGAATATAGGAAGTGAATGGGAAGTTTTATTACATGGAAATGCGAAAAGATTACAAGATTTCAACGTGTGA